The Bacteroidota bacterium genome has a window encoding:
- the lysA gene encoding diaminopimelate decarboxylase, with protein MELTKDRYRAGGVDLLEVAAQFGTPLYVYDTDKIRSQYLSLVRSFPDVDLKIKYACKANTNLSLLRFLRSIGAGLDAVSMEEVELGLLAGFAPAEILFTPNGVSFEEIRRGVQAGVVVNIDNLSTLEQFGNEFADRYPCCIRLNPHILAGGNTHIQTGHIDSKFGISIHQLRHIERIVKSYRLRINGLHIHTGSEILDASVFLRVAELLFEAAGQFPDLEFIDFGSGFKVAYKEGDVVTDLEELGRDMSARFREFCQAYGRPLQLWFEPGKYLVSESGLLLVRANVVKQTLATVFVGVDSGQNHLIRPMFYDAYHRIVNLSNPAGKPRVYTVVGYICETDTFGLDRRLNEVREGDVLAICNAGAYGFAMSNNYNSRLRPAEVLIYKEKAYLARKREVLDDLLRNQVEVPL; from the coding sequence ATGGAACTGACCAAGGACCGATACCGTGCCGGTGGAGTTGATTTATTGGAAGTGGCCGCGCAATTCGGGACGCCCTTGTATGTGTACGATACCGACAAGATCCGGTCCCAGTATTTGTCCCTGGTACGATCCTTTCCGGATGTCGATCTGAAGATCAAGTATGCATGCAAGGCGAACACCAACCTGTCGCTGCTTCGGTTTTTGCGTTCGATCGGAGCCGGATTGGACGCGGTGTCGATGGAAGAGGTGGAGTTGGGGTTGCTGGCAGGTTTCGCCCCTGCGGAAATCCTGTTTACGCCCAACGGCGTTTCGTTTGAGGAGATCCGTCGCGGTGTTCAGGCCGGCGTTGTGGTGAACATCGACAATCTTTCCACGCTCGAACAATTCGGCAACGAGTTTGCCGATCGTTATCCGTGTTGCATTCGGTTGAACCCGCATATTCTTGCGGGAGGAAATACGCACATTCAGACCGGTCACATCGATTCCAAGTTTGGCATTTCGATCCACCAGCTTCGACACATCGAGCGGATCGTAAAAAGTTACCGGCTTCGCATCAACGGGCTTCACATTCATACCGGGTCCGAGATCCTGGATGCATCGGTCTTCCTGCGCGTTGCGGAATTACTGTTCGAAGCAGCGGGTCAGTTTCCCGATCTGGAGTTCATCGACTTTGGCAGCGGTTTCAAAGTAGCGTACAAAGAAGGCGACGTCGTAACGGATTTGGAGGAACTCGGTCGGGACATGAGTGCCCGGTTCCGGGAGTTTTGTCAGGCCTATGGTCGGCCGTTGCAGTTGTGGTTCGAGCCGGGCAAGTACCTGGTGAGTGAAAGCGGTCTGTTACTGGTTCGTGCCAATGTCGTGAAGCAAACGCTGGCGACGGTTTTCGTCGGGGTTGACTCCGGACAGAACCATCTGATCCGTCCGATGTTTTACGACGCTTATCACCGGATCGTCAATCTATCCAATCCCGCCGGTAAGCCGCGTGTATATACCGTAGTCGGCTATATCTGTGAAACGGACACCTTCGGACTTGACCGACGGTTGAATGAGGTGCGGGAGGGTGATGTACTCGCCATCTGCAATGCCGGCGCTTACGGATTTGCCATGAGCAACAACTACAATTCCCGCTTGCGACCGGCTGAAGTGCTGATTTACAAGGAGAAAGCTTACCTGGCAAGGAAGCGGGAAGTCCTGGATGACCTGCTCCGCAACCAGGTGGAGGTACCACTCTGA
- a CDS encoding DUF59 domain-containing protein → MDTPQTPAASPAPDTPVKPLRDRIIDVLKSCYDPEIPVDIYELGLIYEINISDGNDVHILMTLTSPACPVAETLPPDVEQKVRNIPDVNSAKVEITFNPPWDKDMMSEEARMELGFW, encoded by the coding sequence ATGGATACTCCTCAGACACCAGCCGCTTCCCCTGCGCCGGATACTCCGGTAAAGCCGCTACGCGATCGGATCATCGACGTGCTCAAGAGCTGCTATGACCCGGAGATTCCCGTTGACATTTACGAGCTCGGCCTCATCTATGAGATCAACATCAGCGATGGTAACGATGTCCACATTCTCATGACACTCACCTCACCGGCCTGTCCGGTAGCGGAGACGCTTCCACCGGATGTCGAGCAAAAAGTCCGCAACATACCGGATGTCAATTCCGCCAAAGTAGAAATCACCTTCAATCCGCCCTGGGATAAGGATATGATGAGTGAAGAGGCGAGGATGGAGTTGGGGTTCTGGTGA
- a CDS encoding DUF2480 family protein: MLPNKVAQSGLLTIDLEDWYDPTERMVFDLKDWLFEGLILREKDFREGLKQHDFSRYQNKLVSLLCSADAIVPTWAFMLAASWLEPVARRVVFGTPDRLDEILYAEKIAALDPEVYRDQRIVIKGCSKVPVPISAYTALTTFLRPIARSIHYGEPCSTVPVYKRPKSQDDSHS; this comes from the coding sequence ATGCTTCCCAACAAAGTCGCCCAAAGCGGTCTGCTGACCATCGACCTGGAGGATTGGTATGATCCGACGGAACGGATGGTTTTTGATCTGAAAGACTGGTTGTTTGAAGGGCTGATCTTGCGTGAGAAGGATTTTCGGGAAGGCTTGAAGCAGCATGATTTTTCCCGGTATCAGAATAAATTGGTCTCGCTCCTGTGCAGCGCCGACGCGATCGTACCGACCTGGGCGTTCATGCTGGCGGCCAGCTGGCTGGAGCCTGTTGCCAGGCGGGTGGTGTTCGGAACGCCGGACCGATTGGACGAAATACTGTATGCTGAGAAAATCGCCGCGCTTGATCCGGAGGTTTACCGGGACCAGCGGATCGTCATCAAGGGTTGCAGCAAGGTGCCCGTACCGATTTCCGCCTATACTGCCTTGACAACCTTTCTTCGCCCCATCGCCCGCAGTATACATTACGGCGAACCTTGCAGCACAGTACCGGTGTACAAGCGCCCGAAATCGCAGGATGATTCCCATAGCTGA
- a CDS encoding SufE family protein, whose amino-acid sequence MATIQELENAIVEDFALFDDWTEKYQYIIELGQQLPEMADALKTEDRKIKGCQSSVWLSASMQDGKVWFEADSDSTFVKGEIALLLRVLSGQAPEDVLKSELSFIDKIGLRQHLAMTRANGLAAMIKQIKLYALGFQSQHI is encoded by the coding sequence ATGGCAACGATTCAAGAATTGGAAAACGCGATCGTGGAGGATTTCGCCCTGTTCGATGACTGGACGGAGAAATATCAGTACATCATTGAATTGGGGCAACAGTTACCCGAGATGGCTGATGCGTTGAAGACCGAAGACCGGAAGATCAAGGGTTGTCAGAGCAGTGTTTGGTTGTCGGCTTCCATGCAGGATGGAAAAGTGTGGTTCGAAGCCGATAGTGACAGCACCTTCGTGAAAGGGGAGATCGCTTTGTTGTTGCGTGTGCTATCCGGACAAGCACCGGAAGATGTATTAAAATCCGAACTCAGTTTCATTGATAAGATCGGACTACGCCAGCACCTTGCGATGACCCGGGCGAACGGACTGGCAGCCATGATCAAACAAATTAAACTCTATGCACTGGGATTCCAGTCGCAGCATATTTGA